In Carya illinoinensis cultivar Pawnee chromosome 7, C.illinoinensisPawnee_v1, whole genome shotgun sequence, the following are encoded in one genomic region:
- the LOC122314793 gene encoding uncharacterized protein LOC122314793, with the protein MGGDEEWRKTADTHKMKPEDVKAAGLEGSKRPPGQHPGEVLHQRSRLPFSYKTMAIGGLLITASIAYFTLYLKKKPEASARDVAKVTIGAAEPEDTRPRK; encoded by the coding sequence atgggAGGAGATGAGGAGTGGAGGAAAACAGCAGACACCCACAAAATGAAACCGGAAGACGTAAAGGCAGCGGGATTAGAGGGCTCCAAGAGGCCCCCTGGCCAACACCCTGGGGAAGTACTGCACCAGAGGAGCAGGCTGCCCTTCAGTTATAAGACCATGGCCATCGGAGGCCTCCTTATTACAGCCTCCATTGCTTACTTCACGTTGTACCTCAAGAAAAAGCCCGAAGCCTCCGCCCGAGATGTCGCCAAGGTGACTATTGGAGCCGCCGAACCGGAGGACACTCGGCCAAGGAAGTAG